One genomic region from Antedon mediterranea chromosome 3, ecAntMedi1.1, whole genome shotgun sequence encodes:
- the LOC140045280 gene encoding adhesion G-protein coupled receptor G7-like, with amino-acid sequence MDDNDGSITCNCTHLTNFAVLFFDNDLADTFELFLDILTYVGCVMSILCLLVTIVVSLSIKTLRKRQPQKILLNLSISLTCLYLTFICGIDTATPETVACTTIAVLLHYFLLTSVAWTSMEAVNMYLLFVKVFNAKSSKFLWFSMVFAWGIPCIPPIVLLTVDVSFYENKYYCYLNTMEFDVFIYAVLIPIAIAIFFNSIIFVLVLKSLYCSRSNAMLNKNATLEEKKKRVFNAIAISFLLGLTWVFGFLSFESKADHVFVILFCVFNSFQGVAIFYLFTFRQKEFKDLKKRNTKRYLPQKLSNYSHRPANSNNSVLSNSTLPKITPQKNRFTASSFTADVENPAFESSEEDNDHKDSYSVERCHISTPASV; translated from the exons ATGGACGACAACGATGGCAGTATTACATGTAACTGTACACATCTTACAAATTTTGCAGTTTTATTT TTTGATAATGACTTGGCGGACACGTTTGAATTGTTTTTGGACATATTAACGTATGTAGGATGTGTGATGTCAATATTGTGCCTACTGGTGACAATCGTTGTTAGTCTATCAATAAA AACTCTTCGCAAACGTCAACCTCAGAAAATATTGTTAAACCTTTCCATCTCACTAACTTGCCTATATCTCACATTCATATGTGGCATCGATACTGCAACTCCAGAAACTGTAGCTTGTACAACAATAGCTGTATTGTTACATTACTTTCTGTTGACGTCTGTCGCATGGACATCCATGGAAGCAGTCAATATGTATTTGTTGTTTGTTAAAGTTTTCAACGCAAAGTCCTCGAAGTTTTTGTGGTTTTCAATGGTCTTCGCTTGGG GTATTCCGTGCATACCACCGATAGTTCTACTAACAGTAGATGTGTCGTTCTATGAAAACAAATACTA TTGTTATCTCAACACAATGGAATTCGACGTCTTCATCTACGCTGTTCTTATTCCAATCGCAATCGCCATCTTTTTTAACTCTATTATATTCGTATTGGTTCTTAAAAGTTTATACTGCTCGCGATCTAACGCAATGCTGAACAAAAATGCAACTCTAGAAGAAAAGAAGAAACGGGTCTTCAATGCTATCGCTATATCTTTCCTCTTAGGCCTGACATGGGTTTTTGGATTTCTGTCTTTTGAGAGCAAAGCTGATCACGTGTTTGTAATATTGTTCTGCGTTTTTAACTCTTTCCAGGGAGTCGCAATATTCTATTTGTTCACGTTCAGACAGAAAGAATTTAAAGATTTAAAGAAACGTAACACGAAAAGGTACTTACCGCAAAAGTTATCAAATTATTCACATAGACCAGCTAACAGTAACAACAGTGTATTATCTAATTCAACATTACCGAAAATCACACCTCAGAAAAATCGGTTTACCGCTAGTAGCTTTACAGCTGATGTAGAAAATCCAGCATTTGAAAGTAGTGAAGAAGACAATGACCACAAAGATAGCTATTCGGTCGAGCGGTGCCATATAAGCACGCCCGCATCCGTTTGA